A genomic stretch from Sphingobacterium sp. ML3W includes:
- a CDS encoding DNA polymerase Y family protein, giving the protein MKKRFASLWFRHLKTDWMAVGHPQLRGIPFVLAISTHGKLIVSASNPLAEEEGIYPGLAIADAKAFFPSLKVINERPGLKEKLLHSIAHWCIRYTPVVAIDLPEGIILDISGCSHLWGGEESYVQHIVSRFKQHGYDVQMCIADTVGAAWAIARFGKESSILKADMHFDALLTLPAQALRLEAAVLARLQSLGLKTIGSFSAMPRTALRRRFGNHLLLRLDQAIGHEDEFIISIKPIFPYEERLPSLEPIRTAEGIELALQQLLHAICKRLIGEGKGVREAVLQCHRIDGKIEQINIGTNRATAHEHHLFQLFALKIAQIEPALGIELFILEVPKVEEADPVQENLWGNCIGLDNPMVTELLDRLKSRDPSCDISRYLPAAHYWPERSMKTANSVQEVATVDWQTERPRPTRLLSIPEPILVTAPIPDYPPLLFRYKGEVYTVKKADGPERIEREWWIDKGEHRDYYAVEDEKGQRFWLYRSGHYDDSLPNQWFLHGFFA; this is encoded by the coding sequence ATGAAAAAGCGATTTGCCTCCTTGTGGTTTCGCCATCTAAAAACAGACTGGATGGCTGTTGGGCATCCCCAGCTCAGGGGAATACCTTTTGTATTGGCGATTTCTACCCATGGAAAGCTGATCGTCAGTGCCAGTAATCCTCTGGCTGAAGAGGAAGGTATATATCCAGGTTTGGCCATTGCCGATGCAAAGGCATTTTTCCCCTCCTTAAAAGTGATCAATGAACGTCCGGGATTAAAGGAAAAATTGCTCCATAGCATTGCACATTGGTGTATCAGGTATACACCTGTCGTAGCGATAGACCTGCCTGAAGGAATTATTTTGGATATCAGTGGTTGTTCCCACCTCTGGGGTGGAGAAGAATCTTATGTACAGCATATCGTTTCCAGGTTTAAGCAACATGGCTATGATGTGCAGATGTGTATTGCAGATACCGTCGGTGCTGCTTGGGCAATAGCCCGTTTCGGAAAGGAAAGCAGTATTTTAAAGGCAGATATGCACTTTGATGCCTTATTGACTTTGCCAGCCCAGGCACTTCGACTGGAAGCCGCTGTATTAGCACGATTGCAAAGCCTTGGCTTGAAAACAATTGGAAGTTTTTCGGCCATGCCACGTACAGCATTGCGCCGACGTTTCGGAAATCATTTGCTTCTCCGCTTGGATCAGGCTATTGGGCATGAAGATGAATTTATCATTTCCATAAAGCCAATCTTTCCCTATGAAGAACGTTTGCCCAGTCTGGAACCGATCCGTACAGCCGAAGGTATTGAGCTCGCCCTCCAGCAGCTTTTACATGCAATCTGTAAACGCCTGATCGGGGAAGGCAAAGGTGTACGGGAGGCTGTATTACAATGTCACCGTATTGACGGAAAAATCGAACAGATCAACATCGGAACCAATCGGGCGACAGCGCATGAACATCACTTGTTTCAGTTATTTGCCTTGAAAATCGCACAGATAGAACCTGCATTGGGTATTGAACTGTTTATCTTGGAGGTACCCAAGGTTGAAGAGGCCGATCCTGTGCAGGAGAATTTATGGGGCAATTGCATTGGACTTGATAATCCCATGGTGACCGAATTATTGGATCGTCTAAAAAGCAGAGATCCCAGCTGTGATATTTCCCGTTATTTGCCAGCAGCACATTATTGGCCTGAGCGCTCCATGAAAACTGCCAATTCAGTCCAGGAAGTAGCCACTGTTGACTGGCAAACTGAAAGACCCCGGCCCACGCGTTTGTTAAGCATACCAGAACCTATTTTGGTTACAGCACCTATTCCCGATTATCCACCATTGTTATTTCGCTATAAAGGGGAAGTCTATACCGTTAAAAAGGCGGATGGGCCGGAGCGCATTGAACGGGAATGGTGGATAGAT
- a CDS encoding Error-prone repair protein ImuA: MLLTEKKALIGQLKKDLLVWQGVPQKSADVLPMGLGPLEEAFPNGIFPRGVIHEFVSFDRVGGAVSCGFISGLLGKLMCNGGICIWISCFHTLFPTALKSFGVVPENVIFVRMGREKDVLWAMEEALKCEGITAVLAEIHHLDFVQSRRLQLAVEKSAVTGFILQHNPKLLGATACAARWKISSLPSQLEGGLPGIGYPSWDIALLKVRNGNPGRWQMTWTAGDFVPVAKTRQEIEGWAPSYHNQGLA, translated from the coding sequence ATGTTATTAACAGAAAAAAAAGCTTTAATCGGCCAATTGAAAAAGGACCTGCTGGTATGGCAGGGAGTACCACAAAAATCGGCCGATGTACTTCCGATGGGCCTTGGTCCATTGGAGGAGGCTTTCCCCAATGGAATTTTCCCAAGAGGAGTGATTCACGAATTTGTTAGTTTTGATCGGGTAGGGGGAGCTGTTTCTTGTGGTTTTATCAGTGGATTGTTGGGCAAGCTGATGTGTAATGGTGGGATTTGCATTTGGATAAGTTGCTTTCATACACTATTTCCCACGGCCCTGAAATCGTTTGGTGTTGTTCCTGAAAATGTCATTTTCGTTCGTATGGGACGGGAAAAGGATGTTTTATGGGCGATGGAAGAGGCCCTAAAATGTGAAGGGATAACGGCTGTACTGGCGGAGATACATCATTTGGACTTTGTACAGTCGCGACGCTTGCAGTTGGCCGTGGAGAAAAGTGCAGTGACGGGATTTATCCTACAGCACAACCCAAAGTTACTGGGAGCAACTGCCTGTGCAGCACGATGGAAAATTAGCTCGCTGCCGAGTCAATTGGAAGGTGGATTGCCGGGAATTGGCTACCCAAGTTGGGATATAGCTTTGTTGAAAGTCCGGAACGGAAATCCGGGGCGATGGCAGATGACATGGACTGCCGGCGACTTTGTGCCTGTTGCTAAAACAAGGCAAGAGATTGAAGGTTGGGCACCATCTTATCATAACCAGGGATTGGCATGA
- a CDS encoding LytTR family DNA-binding domain-containing protein: protein MKVYILEDEYNIYLYIKSLLDSIPYVQIVGYSPSIAQAERELLATNPDLILADIQLKDGSSLSFLSELKLDINTIFITAFNQYAIEALNIGAIAYLLKPLVPDQFIEAIEKCYKKNTEYRFNSMQLNMAESYLKAPNKPKKIALRTFEYTQIVNIDDVLYCHGDKGYTTFYIKDNKPMMVSKVLKHFETMLPETEFIRCHQSYLINANYIKKYFKDGQLEMADGKMIPVATRKKDVIQQFLNDF from the coding sequence ATGAAAGTTTATATTCTTGAAGATGAGTATAATATATACTTGTATATAAAGTCACTTTTGGATAGCATCCCTTATGTTCAAATCGTTGGTTACAGCCCTTCCATTGCACAGGCTGAGCGGGAACTACTGGCAACCAACCCCGATTTAATTTTGGCTGACATTCAGCTGAAAGATGGTTCGAGCTTATCTTTTCTCTCTGAACTTAAATTGGATATCAATACGATTTTTATTACAGCATTCAATCAATATGCCATTGAAGCTCTTAATATCGGTGCCATTGCTTATCTGTTGAAACCGTTGGTGCCCGATCAATTTATAGAGGCGATTGAAAAATGCTATAAAAAGAATACCGAATATCGATTCAATAGCATGCAGTTAAATATGGCAGAGAGCTATCTGAAGGCGCCTAATAAACCCAAAAAAATTGCCTTGCGCACTTTTGAATATACACAGATTGTGAATATTGACGATGTGCTTTATTGCCATGGCGACAAGGGATATACCACATTTTATATCAAGGACAACAAGCCTATGATGGTTTCTAAAGTATTGAAACACTTCGAAACCATGTTGCCCGAAACAGAGTTTATCCGATGTCATCAATCTTATCTGATCAACGCAAACTATATTAAAAAATATTTTAAGGATGGTCAGTTGGAGATGGCAGATGGCAAAATGATTCCTGTAGCGACGAGAAAGAAGGATGTTATTCAGCAATTTCTGAATGATTTCTAA
- a CDS encoding histidine kinase, producing the protein MKLYRTGAFYCLIVILLLIQLFSCHQNKPQDAQKVTVVANDSLDLSYENVMLSYLSTQDFRSAALVNKKRNELLKDGYFEHSSYSSILLAYEYLLDDNIDSVEIALKNLEGQKLSSDLAVLKDYLEIRANFSFHDVTSGTMMEQIIDSKEYALAHESVFTFLFYNLLANAEYRQAKYREALKDVESWYHYHPNKSNAHVSQAYQEMKFMQYIALHDYEKLKGTLDSCKHYANATKDSAIIMRMYDLQSQYYFSINNNPKAIEASKKYFNYLEASNTLNAYIFANLGKNFLNNNQVDSAIFYFNAGLRFIKKHKIKHNKMFYYKNLQLAYASKGDYERAYFALDSTFQDYQLSTQRIEAEKINDINTKYQTEKKDQAITLLRTTNTFNHKILVQQRWIFVILFALVFSIAFFIYFRNKQKLLQNINQRILAENRQLILEQKTRQNQLNPHFIYNAIANLQGLISSEQKAKANQYLLLLSRQIRDILELNREEYISLDQEIKSLNNYILLQQMRYQDVFGFQIETEDLDLDDVMIPPMIIQPFVENAIEHAFKNLPYMGQLEISFRTHENQLHVSICDNGWGMQVSKEQVPHKTSLSQIITKERLELLFVDAEPEARIEITPNYRDDLRGYKVEIYIPLVLYFN; encoded by the coding sequence ATGAAATTATATAGAACTGGAGCGTTTTACTGTCTTATCGTGATTTTACTGCTGATCCAGTTATTTTCTTGTCATCAGAATAAGCCCCAAGATGCGCAGAAGGTTACGGTCGTAGCCAACGACTCTCTTGACTTGAGCTATGAGAATGTGATGTTGAGCTATCTTTCGACACAGGATTTCAGGAGTGCAGCCCTTGTAAACAAGAAAAGAAATGAACTGCTTAAAGATGGCTATTTTGAGCATTCTTCTTACAGTTCGATTCTGTTGGCCTACGAATATTTATTGGATGACAATATTGATTCCGTCGAAATCGCTTTAAAAAATCTGGAAGGACAAAAATTATCTTCGGATTTGGCTGTTTTAAAGGATTATTTGGAAATCCGTGCTAATTTTAGTTTTCATGATGTAACCAGCGGAACGATGATGGAGCAGATTATTGATTCCAAAGAGTACGCTTTAGCACATGAAAGTGTGTTTACCTTTCTGTTCTATAATCTATTGGCTAATGCGGAATACCGACAGGCAAAATATCGAGAGGCTTTGAAAGATGTCGAGTCCTGGTATCATTATCATCCTAATAAATCCAACGCACATGTCTCTCAGGCCTATCAGGAAATGAAGTTTATGCAATATATTGCTTTGCATGATTATGAGAAACTAAAAGGTACCTTGGACAGTTGTAAACACTATGCAAATGCAACCAAGGACTCGGCCATCATCATGCGGATGTATGACTTACAGTCGCAATATTATTTTAGTATTAATAATAATCCCAAAGCAATAGAAGCGTCCAAGAAGTATTTCAATTATCTAGAAGCATCCAATACCCTCAATGCATATATTTTTGCAAATCTTGGTAAGAATTTCCTGAACAATAATCAAGTGGATTCGGCCATATTTTATTTTAATGCCGGTCTCCGATTTATTAAAAAACATAAGATTAAGCATAATAAAATGTTTTATTATAAAAATCTGCAATTAGCCTATGCGTCAAAAGGAGATTATGAACGAGCCTATTTTGCTTTGGATTCAACTTTTCAAGATTATCAACTGAGTACACAGCGGATCGAAGCTGAGAAAATCAACGATATCAATACAAAATACCAAACGGAGAAAAAGGATCAGGCGATTACGCTGTTAAGAACAACAAACACATTTAATCATAAGATACTGGTACAACAACGTTGGATATTTGTTATTCTATTTGCGCTGGTATTCAGTATCGCATTTTTTATCTATTTCAGAAACAAACAGAAATTACTGCAAAATATCAATCAACGTATTCTTGCGGAGAATAGGCAGCTTATTTTAGAACAAAAAACAAGGCAAAACCAATTAAATCCACATTTTATATACAATGCCATCGCCAACCTACAGGGATTGATCAGTAGCGAACAAAAGGCAAAGGCTAATCAATATCTGCTCTTATTATCACGTCAGATCCGTGATATTCTCGAATTGAATAGGGAAGAATATATTTCATTGGATCAGGAAATTAAATCATTAAATAATTATATACTTTTACAGCAGATGCGTTATCAGGATGTGTTTGGCTTTCAGATTGAGACCGAGGATCTGGATCTGGATGATGTTATGATTCCACCGATGATTATACAGCCATTTGTGGAAAACGCCATTGAGCATGCGTTTAAGAATTTACCTTATATGGGACAACTGGAGATTTCTTTCCGTACACATGAAAATCAACTGCATGTCAGCATCTGTGACAATGGATGGGGGATGCAGGTATCTAAGGAACAGGTTCCCCATAAGACGTCCTTATCGCAGATCATTACAAAAGAACGTCTGGAGCTTTTGTTTGTGGATGCTGAACCGGAAGCACGGATTGAAATAACACCAAACTATAGAGATGATCTGCGTGGTTATAAAGTCGAAATTTATATTCCGCTTGTTTTATATTTTAACTAA
- the lgt gene encoding prolipoprotein diacylglyceryl transferase: protein MTSSLILNFITWDVNSDIFTIPIINHPVRWYGIFWLFGITLCYRLLWTMFKKEGRAVEFLDQLSIYVVLGTIIGARLGHVLFYDPSYYFNNPLKIFAIWEGGLASHGGGIGILVAIFLFAKKQKLPFLWVADRIALVVPIAGACIRLGNLMNSEMIGTPTNMPWAFVFTSIDQIPRHPAQLYEALFCIILFLLLRYLWTKPILKNNIGNCFALLLILLFSFRFLDEFLKLNQKDFENSLFINMGQLLSIPFILIGSVLLFINSRRKTQQLLQTKS, encoded by the coding sequence ATGACGAGTAGCTTAATATTGAATTTCATCACCTGGGATGTCAATAGCGACATCTTTACCATACCGATCATCAATCACCCTGTCCGTTGGTACGGCATATTTTGGCTATTTGGAATTACCCTATGCTACAGACTGTTATGGACAATGTTTAAAAAGGAAGGCCGAGCTGTCGAATTTTTAGATCAGCTTAGTATCTATGTTGTCCTGGGCACAATTATAGGCGCACGTTTGGGGCATGTCTTATTTTATGATCCCTCGTATTATTTCAACAATCCGCTAAAGATCTTCGCTATATGGGAAGGAGGTCTTGCTAGTCATGGTGGTGGCATTGGTATTTTGGTCGCTATTTTCTTGTTCGCGAAGAAGCAGAAACTTCCCTTCCTTTGGGTCGCAGATCGAATCGCATTGGTGGTCCCTATTGCAGGAGCGTGTATCCGCCTGGGTAATCTAATGAATTCGGAGATGATCGGTACACCAACAAACATGCCCTGGGCTTTTGTCTTTACTTCTATTGATCAAATACCACGACATCCGGCTCAGTTATATGAAGCGTTGTTTTGTATCATACTATTCCTGTTACTGCGTTATCTCTGGACAAAACCAATCCTAAAAAACAACATTGGAAATTGCTTTGCTTTATTGTTGATCCTGTTGTTCTCTTTTCGATTTTTAGATGAGTTTCTAAAACTCAATCAGAAAGACTTTGAGAATTCATTGTTCATTAATATGGGACAGCTACTGAGTATCCCATTTATACTTATCGGATCTGTCTTACTTTTCATCAACAGTAGGAGAAAAACACAACAGCTGTTGCAAACCAAAAGTTAG
- a CDS encoding response regulator transcription factor produces MSKVKILLVEDHMVVRNGIKLLLESQEDFVVIGEASDGNEALQLLSNELLPDIILTDISMDHMDGMELLRVIKAKYPSIKVVILSMLNQIHYVVEGFEHGLSGYLLKNVDYNELLFGLNHVANGGKYISEEISMALLDQVISGENYTDLPNRSLPDFDISERELEVLKLIADGFTNMEIADKIFLSKRTIEGHRQSLIEKMNVKNTAELVKVAFQSGILK; encoded by the coding sequence ATGAGTAAGGTTAAGATACTGTTGGTTGAAGATCATATGGTCGTACGTAATGGTATTAAATTGTTATTGGAGTCTCAGGAGGATTTTGTTGTCATTGGAGAGGCTTCGGATGGCAATGAGGCGCTACAACTCCTGAGCAACGAATTATTGCCCGATATTATCTTAACGGATATCAGTATGGATCATATGGATGGTATGGAGCTATTGCGTGTGATCAAAGCGAAGTATCCGTCCATTAAGGTTGTTATCCTCTCGATGTTGAATCAGATTCATTATGTTGTTGAAGGATTTGAGCATGGCCTTTCGGGCTATCTGCTTAAAAATGTGGATTATAACGAACTTCTTTTTGGACTCAACCATGTGGCTAATGGTGGTAAATATATAAGTGAAGAAATCAGTATGGCGCTGCTTGATCAGGTGATTTCTGGTGAAAATTACACGGATTTACCAAACCGTTCGCTACCAGACTTTGATATCAGTGAACGCGAACTGGAAGTACTGAAGTTGATCGCGGACGGTTTTACGAATATGGAGATTGCCGACAAAATCTTTTTGAGCAAACGCACAATAGAGGGCCATCGACAAAGTTTGATCGAAAAAATGAATGTGAAAAATACGGCAGAACTTGTTAAAGTTGCCTTTCAGTCTGGTATTCTCAAATAG